ctcccccgccgcccggTGACGTGGCGGGGCCGCCCCGAGGCTCGCGGCCTGGCCCCGCTCACGGCCCCGTTACcgggcgcccccccccccttacccCTCCCGCGCAGCTCCAAGGCGGAGATGCGGCACACGTGCCGCGGCACCATCAACCTGGCCACGGCCAACATCACGGTGGAGGACTCGTGCAACTTCGTCATCTCCAACGGCGGCGCCCAGACCTACCACCTGAAGGCCAGCTCCGAGGTGGAGCGGCAGCGCTGGGTCACGGCGCTGGAGCTGGCCAAGGCCAAAGCCGTCAAGATGCTGGAGGAGTCAGGTACCGGCGCCCCGCGctcccccaccaccacccacccaccccccccccggaaccggtcccgccgccgccggctcgCGCTAACGGCCCGTCCCGCCGGTAGACGACTCCGGCGACGAGTCCGTGTCGCAGACGGACAAGACGGAGCTGCAGAGCACGCTGCGCACCCTGTCGAGCAAGGTGGAGGACCTGAGCACCTGCAACGACCTGATCGCCAAGCACGGCACGGCCCTGCAGCGCTCCCTCAGCGAGCTGGAGACCCTCCGGCTGCCCGCCGAGAGCACCGAGAAGATCAAGCAGGTGAACGAGCGGGCCACGCTCTTTCGCATCACCTCCAACGCCATGATCAACGTGAGTCCGGTGCCGGGCGCGGGGGGGACGGCCCCGCTCCTCTCCCCACCGCGCTGACGGGGCGCTGCCCGCAGGCCTGCCGGGACTTTCTGATGCTGGCCCAGACCCATAGCAAGAAATGGCAGAAGTCGCTGCAGCACGAGCGGGACCAGCGCATCCGTCTGGAGGAGACGCTGGAGCAGCTGGCCAAGCAGCACAACCACCTGGAGAGGGCTTTCCGCGGCGCCACCGTCCTGCCCGCTGGCGCTGCTGGGTCTGGTGGCTCTGCCAAAGGTACTCCGAGTGCCCGTGTCTCGTCCCGGGGCCGGCTGGGGGGGGCGAGGTGtcgtggggcaggaggggaggggaagccAAGAGCGGAGTGCTCTGCGTAACGCGGCGCTGTCAGCCTGTCCCCGAGCCTGACGCCGCTGTCCCCAAGCGGCAGGTTTGCTTGGTGTCCACCATGCGACTGAGGGGCCTTGCAGCCAGGTGGTTGTTGCCATATCATGCTAAGCCCAGTGGTGGCAGGGATCCTCTCGTGCCCCCCGTCCCCTGCTGGGCCGGGGTGAGCCCAGGCACACGGCCTGTCTCCGTCCCCTTGCCCAGATCCCTGCTGTCCTGCAAAAGGAGACCTGAGCGACGAGGACGAGGAGAACGAGTTCTTCGACGCCCCGGAGAACATCGCTGCGCTGGAGACCATGGGCCACAAGTGAGTGCCTGGGGGTCCcgctggggagggcaggggaaaaCCCGGCCCTGacgctgcctctgctcccctcagGCGCACCGGCAGCAACATCAGCGGCACCAGCAGCGACATCAGCCTGGACGAGCAGGTAGGGCGGCCGCTTTCCGCCCGCGTCGCAACCGAAGCTGCTCTGGGGGTGGCTGCGGGACGGGGATGGGTCAGGGGGGTCGCAGCGGCTTTGTGGCATTGCTGGTCTGCTCCCCTCAGTACAAGCACCAGGTAGAAGACAccaagaaggagaagagaaccCGCATCCCCTACAAGCCCAACTACAGCCTCAATCTCTGGAGCATCATGAAGAACTGCATCGGGAAGGAGCTGTCCAAAATCCCCATGCCGGTGAGCGGGGACGCAGACGGGATCTGGTCGGTGAACGCCGCGCGCCCCCGGGCCCCCCCTCACCTCTCGCTCTCCTCCAGGTGAACTTCAACGAGCCCCTGTCCATGCTGCAGCGCCTGACCGAGGACCTGGAGTACCACGAGCTGCTCGACCGGGCGGCCAAGTGCGAGAGCTCTCTGGAGCAGCTGTGCTACGTGGCCGCCTTCACCGTCTCCTCCTACTCCACCACCGTCTTCCGCACCAGCAAGCCCTTCAACCCACTCCTGGGGGAGACCTTTGAGCTGGACCGCCTGGAGGAGAACGGCTACCGCTCCCTCTGCGAGCAGGTACCGCGGCCCTGCTCCGCGGGCCACCCGCTGGGGTGGCGCAGCCAGGCTGACCGCCCCGTCCCCACTAGGTGAGCCACCACCCGCCGGCCGCCGCACACCACGCCGACTCCAAGCACGGCTGGACGCTGCGCCAGGAAATCAAGATCACCAGCAAGTTCCGGGGCAAATATCTCTCCATCATGCCTCTGGGTGAGCGTGTGGCTGCGCGGGCTGGGGGCCGTTGCTCCCCGAAGAGAGACCGGTGGGCTCGAGGGGACTGATCCAGCGCTGCTCTCCCTCCGCAGGCACCATTCACTGCGTCTTCCACGCTTCCGGCAACCACTACACGTGGAAAAAAGTCACCACCACCGTGCACAACATCATCGTGGGCAAGCTCTGGATAGACCAGGTGGGTGCCAGTGCCACGTGCGGAGGTGTTGggccccgtgcctcagtttctcctgtCACCAGGGAAAAGGTGCACAGGCTGAACCTGACCTTCTTTCCCCTGCAGTCGGGTGAGATCGAGATCGTCAATCACAAGACGGGCGACAAGTGCAACCTCAAGTTCGTTCCTTACAGCTACTTCTCGCGGGACGTGGCCAGGAAGGTAGGGCGCGGGGTGGCCGGGCACACGGCACGTCCCGGTGCGGCACCGCTCTGCCTGGGGCGCCGGGGTCACCGGGTGGGACGCGTTCCTTGTCCTGGCAGGTCACCGGGGAGGTGACAGACCCCACGGGGAAGGTGCATTTCCTCCTGCTGGGCACCTGGGACGAGAAGATGGACTGCTACAAGGTGGCACCGGGCAGCGGGGAGAACGGGGCAGAGGCACGGCAGCGGGCGCACGAGGCCGAGGACAGCCGGGTGCTGCTGTGGAAGAGGAACCCCCTGCCGTGAGTGCAGGCGCGGGGCTCGGGTGGGGGCTTGGAGCCCTGCAGCGGGACTGAGCCCTCTCTCCCGGCGCAGGAAGTACGCGGAGAACATGTACTACTTCTCGGAGCTGGCGCTGACGCTCAACGCCCCCGAGAGCGGCACGGCGCCCACCGACAGCCGCCGGCGCCCCGACCAGCGCCTGATGGAGAACGGCCGCTGGGACGAGGCCAACGCCGAGAAGCAGCggctggaggagaagcagcGCCTCTCCCGCAAGAGGCGCGAGGCCGAGGCCGCCAGGGCCACCGAGGACGGTAAggagcgggctggggggggccccgagccccccatCCCCGGAGCGCTGACCTCCTCTCCGTGCCCCCAGGCACCCCCTACGACCCCTACAAGCCGCTGTGGTTCGAGCGCAAGAAGGACCCTGTCACCCAGGAGCTGGCACACGTCTACAGGGGCGGCTACTGGGAGAGCAAAGAGAagcaggactggacccagtgcCCGGACATTTTctgagggctgggaggagcagcagggccaaGGCCGTGGGGCTGCCTGGCGAGCACCTTTGGCAGCCTGCgcccgtccgtctgtccgtccgtctgtctCACTGCCCGCCCGCTGCGAGCGCCGGCCGCGCTCACCCGCCGGGGTTGCCTTAGCCCATCCACGTTGACCTTGATGCTGGGGAGCGGGAgccagcccggcccccccccccagccccgggggctcccccgTCACCCCCCATGCGCGCGCTCGTCCCTGGACCCCCGGCGCAGGAGCGGCAGTGCCCCGGGCGGCTCCCGGGGATGGGGACGCGGCCCCCCTGGGGTGGGCACAGCGGGGTGAGCCCGAGGCTGGCCTTGgtctcttctccccctcccctcatttttcatctctccttCGCCCCCAGGCATTTGGGTGCTCTTGGGAGTGGGGGTCCGGCCTCACTCACTCTGCGCGGGCACCCCCGCTGTGCCCGCAGCCTGTTCCATAGGTgtacattatatatatgtagagACCTACCGGGGGCCCCGGTCCCCCCCCTCCTTGCTCGTACCCTGGGGTGGGCAccccacctgccccccccccggtgtgCCCCCCTTGCGGTGCCTTCCTCTCGGGGCGAGGGGCCCGGCTTCTGCCCCCCACACTCCACACTACAGCAGCCCAGAGATGTGCTGGGGTCAGGGGGGGCGGCGTGGGGGTCTCTGTAGGAGCTGAGCTGCCCCCCCACTGGGGGCCTGGGGGTGGCAAGCAGCGGCACTCCATGCAGCAGAGAGAGCGGGGGGTGtatgatgcctttttttttttttttctcccctctcctcccccctctCCAGGAAAACaactaaattaaaatctgtgaaTGCCCCAACCTGGCTGCGTGTGCtgtgtttggggggggtgggggaggggggtaTCCCCAGGaccctgggcagcccctgccccacagccccacgcTGTGGGTGTCCTGGGGGAGCTGCTTCCCCCCGGGGACTTGGAAgtggtggggagaggtgggatGGGACACGgggaccccagccccaaaaGGGAGGCAGCGCCCGAGCAGGGACTTGAACCCTGGGCCCTCAGATTAAAAGTCTGATGCTCTACCGACTGAGCTACCCGGGCAGCTCCttgggggctgtgggggtgggggggtcacAATATCTCCCACCTTCCTCTTTGTTGCTTGTTCTGGGGGTCTGTTCACGTTCTCCAGACATTCCCCCCCATTCTGGGGGGTCTCTGGGAGCAGGAGTCCCACCAAGGATCCCAGGAACAGGGCCGTTGGGGTCCCTTGGAGTAATTTAGAGTTCTTAGGGCACTTTGGAGTTGCTTGGGGGAAATTTGGGGTCCCCTAGGGCAGTTCAGGGTTCCTAGAGGTAATTTCGGGTCCCTAGAGCGGTTTGGGGTTCCCTGCGGCAGTCTGCAGTTGCTTGG
This Cygnus atratus isolate AKBS03 ecotype Queensland, Australia chromosome 5, CAtr_DNAZoo_HiC_assembly, whole genome shotgun sequence DNA region includes the following protein-coding sequences:
- the OSBP gene encoding oxysterol-binding protein 1 isoform X2, with the protein product MRHTCRGTINLATANITVEDSCNFVISNGGAQTYHLKASSEVERQRWVTALELAKAKAVKMLEESDDSGDESVSQTDKTELQSTLRTLSSKVEDLSTCNDLIAKHGTALQRSLSELETLRLPAESTEKIKQVNERATLFRITSNAMINACRDFLMLAQTHSKKWQKSLQHERDQRIRLEETLEQLAKQHNHLERAFRGATVLPAGAAGSGGSAKDPCCPAKGDLSDEDEENEFFDAPENIAALETMGHKRTGSNISGTSSDISLDEQYKHQVEDTKKEKRTRIPYKPNYSLNLWSIMKNCIGKELSKIPMPVNFNEPLSMLQRLTEDLEYHELLDRAAKCESSLEQLCYVAAFTVSSYSTTVFRTSKPFNPLLGETFELDRLEENGYRSLCEQVSHHPPAAAHHADSKHGWTLRQEIKITSKFRGKYLSIMPLGTIHCVFHASGNHYTWKKVTTTVHNIIVGKLWIDQSGEIEIVNHKTGDKCNLKFVPYSYFSRDVARKVTGEVTDPTGKVHFLLLGTWDEKMDCYKVAPGSGENGAEARQRAHEAEDSRVLLWKRNPLPKYAENMYYFSELALTLNAPESGTAPTDSRRRPDQRLMENGRWDEANAEKQRLEEKQRLSRKRREAEAARATEDGTPYDPYKPLWFERKKDPVTQELAHVYRGGYWESKEKQDWTQCPDIF
- the OSBP gene encoding oxysterol-binding protein 1 isoform X1 is translated as MRHTCRGTINLATANITVEDSCNFVISNGGAQTYHLKASSEVERQRWVTALELAKAKAVKMLEESDDSGDESVSQTDKTELQSTLRTLSSKVEDLSTCNDLIAKHGTALQRSLSELETLRLPAESTEKIKQVNERATLFRITSNAMINACRDFLMLAQTHSKKWQKSLQHERDQRIRLEETLEQLAKQHNHLERAFRGATVLPAGAAGSGGSAKDPCCPAKGDLSDEDEENEFFDAPENIAALETMGHKRTGSNISGTSSDISLDEQYKHQVEDTKKEKRTRIPYKPNYSLNLWSIMKNCIGKELSKIPMPRLTEDLEYHELLDRAAKCESSLEQLCYVAAFTVSSYSTTVFRTSKPFNPLLGETFELDRLEENGYRSLCEQVSHHPPAAAHHADSKHGWTLRQEIKITSKFRGKYLSIMPLGTIHCVFHASGNHYTWKKVTTTVHNIIVGKLWIDQSGEIEIVNHKTGDKCNLKFVPYSYFSRDVARKVTGEVTDPTGKVHFLLLGTWDEKMDCYKVAPGSGENGAEARQRAHEAEDSRVLLWKRNPLPKYAENMYYFSELALTLNAPESGTAPTDSRRRPDQRLMENGRWDEANAEKQRLEEKQRLSRKRREAEAARATEDGTPYDPYKPLWFERKKDPVTQELAHVYRGGYWESKEKQDWTQCPDIF